In Oncorhynchus gorbuscha isolate QuinsamMale2020 ecotype Even-year unplaced genomic scaffold, OgorEven_v1.0 Un_scaffold_4948, whole genome shotgun sequence, one genomic interval encodes:
- the LOC124028883 gene encoding probable E3 ubiquitin-protein ligase HERC1: MDPQEHSFTRTIDEEAELEERTDREREDVNQEQDEEEEEREHEVMTAGKIFQCFLSAREAARTRERERASSSARGGLTSGGTRGGGE; encoded by the exons ATGGACCCCCAGGAGCACTCGTTCACGAGGACCATCGACGAGGAGGCGGAGCTAGAAGAGAGGACGGACCGAGAAAGGGAGGATGTGAATCAGGAgcaggatgaggaagaggaggagagagagcacgaAGTCATGACCGCTGGGA AAATCTTTCAATGTTTCCTCTCAGCGCGGGAGGCGGCAAGGacccgagagagggagagggccagCAGCAGCGCCAGGGGAGGCCTGACCTCAGGAGgaaccagaggaggaggggag
- the LOC124028884 gene encoding probable E3 ubiquitin-protein ligase HERC1, which produces MLTGAPPSLEEQDTGYWLKTPLFSNGLEMDIPQLDNCISWLLEEALSGNEEQKPVDCPLRADMSVLVELALGSTKEPTNSLWSNMQDYATSKDWDNASLCNEILLDTVSRFVLAALLKHTGLLGQACGEGRYQPCKMLAGSVGLQGQPPAGL; this is translated from the exons ATGCTGACAGGAGCACCCCCCTCCCTAGAGGAACAGGATACAGGCTACTGGCTGAAAACCCCCCTGTTCAGCAACGGGCTGGAGATGGACATCCCTCAACTAG ATAACTGCATCAGCTGGCTGTTAGAGGAGGCCCTCTCAGGGAACGAGGAGCAGAAACCAGTTGACTGTCCTCTGAGAGCAGACATGAGCGTCCTGGTGGAGCTGGCCCTGGGCTCCACGAAGGAACCCACCAACAGTCTCTGGAGCAACATGCAGGACTACGCCACCAGCAAAG ACTGGGACAACGCCTCTCTCTGTAATGAGATCTTATTGGACACCGTGTCCAGGTTTGTCCTGGCTGCTCTGCTGAAGCACACCGGCCTGCTGGGCCAAGCCTGTGGAGAGGGCAG GTACCAGCCTTGTAAGATGCTGGCTGGGTCAGTAGGACTACAAGGTCAACCGCCTGCTGGCCTGTAA